A genomic segment from Variovorax paradoxus B4 encodes:
- a CDS encoding flavin reductase family protein: MTNDDFHFYEPAKGHGLPHDPFNAMVGPRPIGWISSQDENGMLNLAPYSFFNAFNYTPPIVGFASIGAKDSLHNIRQTREFGWNLATRPLAEQMNQSCAAVPPEVNEFELAGLTPAASRRIAVPRVAESPVSFECRLTQLLQLEGVDGVPVPTWLILGEVVGVHIARHLLKNGIYDTAAAQPILRGGGPADYFEISPDNLFKMFRPR, translated from the coding sequence GTGACGAACGACGATTTCCACTTCTACGAGCCTGCCAAGGGCCACGGCCTGCCGCACGATCCGTTCAATGCCATGGTCGGTCCGCGGCCGATCGGATGGATCTCGTCGCAGGACGAGAACGGCATGCTCAATCTCGCGCCCTACAGCTTCTTCAACGCCTTCAACTACACGCCGCCCATCGTGGGCTTCGCGAGCATCGGCGCCAAGGACAGCCTGCACAACATCCGCCAGACGCGCGAGTTCGGCTGGAACCTGGCCACGCGGCCGCTGGCCGAACAGATGAACCAGTCGTGCGCCGCCGTGCCGCCCGAGGTGAACGAGTTCGAGCTCGCCGGCCTCACGCCCGCGGCTTCGCGCCGCATCGCGGTGCCGCGCGTGGCCGAGAGTCCGGTGTCCTTCGAATGCCGGCTCACGCAGCTGCTGCAGCTCGAGGGCGTGGACGGCGTGCCGGTGCCCACCTGGCTGATCCTCGGCGAAGTGGTGGGCGTGCACATCGCGCGGCACCTGCTGAAGAACGGCATCTACGACACCGCGGCGGCGCAGCCCATCCTGCGCGGCGGCGGCCCGGCCGACTATTTCGAGATCAGCCCCGACAATCTCTTCAAGATGTTCCGCCCGCGCTGA
- a CDS encoding ProQ/FINO family protein produces the protein MTDTATPQEEIQEVQPAEAEGTAAQQQQPNADGRPPRPPRAPRQQRQQQQQQKQKPKQAAQQQQPQRARKVHPALEKLFELYPNMFGARFLPLKLGVFQDLLEKHPDDFKKDDLKVALGLHARSTRYLEAVAAGLARHDLDGNAVEPVAPEHVHHAILELHRRRVQRNPGEDLRPQLVARIARAVETSGLDREAYAVLVRSRDEETNAVLDEALAELAQQAAKREALLRAFEASGRSSEHEFAEMYGMNPDEVGRMLARARADRQPAPPAA, from the coding sequence ATGACCGACACCGCCACGCCCCAAGAAGAAATCCAGGAAGTCCAGCCGGCGGAAGCCGAGGGCACCGCCGCGCAGCAGCAGCAGCCGAACGCCGATGGACGCCCGCCCCGGCCACCGCGCGCGCCGCGCCAGCAACGGCAGCAGCAGCAGCAGCAAAAGCAGAAGCCGAAGCAGGCGGCACAGCAGCAACAGCCGCAGCGCGCGCGCAAGGTGCACCCCGCGCTGGAGAAATTGTTCGAGCTGTATCCCAACATGTTCGGCGCGCGCTTCCTGCCGCTCAAGCTCGGCGTGTTCCAGGACCTGCTCGAGAAGCACCCCGACGATTTCAAGAAGGACGACCTGAAGGTTGCCCTGGGCCTGCACGCACGCTCCACGCGCTACCTCGAGGCGGTGGCCGCGGGCCTTGCGCGCCACGATCTCGACGGCAACGCGGTGGAGCCGGTCGCGCCCGAGCATGTGCACCACGCGATCCTCGAACTGCACCGCCGCCGCGTGCAGCGCAACCCCGGCGAGGACCTGCGCCCCCAGCTGGTGGCACGCATCGCGCGCGCCGTGGAGACCTCGGGCCTCGACCGCGAAGCCTATGCCGTGCTGGTGCGCTCGCGCGACGAGGAAACCAATGCCGTGCTCGATGAGGCACTGGCCGAACTGGCGCAGCAGGCCGCCAAGCGCGAGGCGCTGCTGCGCGCCTTCGAGGCCAGCGGCCGCAGCAGCGAGCACGAGTTCGCCGAGATGTACGGCATGAACCCCGACGAGGTGGGCCGCATGCTCGCACGTGCGCGGGCCGACCGGCAGCCGGCGCCTCCGGCGGCCTGA
- a CDS encoding DUF3025 domain-containing protein gives MSLAAVDWAQPWLAPYRAMGEAATQTALHTSVAAALQREAAPGFTPTFVPQSDLPAGQAYEAHIFQTGTVPTRDNLHDFFNGLVWLAFPEAKRRLNELQAAEIARAGIGATRGPLRDALTLFDENGAVLDAPEPLWKALAARDWHTLFVTQRALWSQARLRVFGHALLEKLTTPRKALTAHVLLPPPPDGGEPAALDDRALARSLAPEYLAQKPFVPLPVLGVPGWWAGNATAHFYDDSKVFRPGP, from the coding sequence TTGAGCCTGGCGGCGGTCGACTGGGCGCAGCCCTGGCTCGCGCCTTATCGCGCCATGGGCGAAGCTGCGACGCAGACGGCGCTCCACACCTCGGTCGCAGCCGCACTGCAGCGGGAAGCAGCGCCGGGTTTCACGCCCACCTTCGTGCCGCAGTCGGACCTGCCCGCAGGGCAGGCCTATGAGGCCCACATCTTCCAGACCGGCACCGTGCCGACGCGCGACAACCTGCACGACTTCTTCAACGGCCTCGTCTGGCTCGCCTTTCCAGAGGCCAAGCGCCGCCTCAACGAACTGCAGGCCGCGGAGATCGCCCGCGCGGGCATCGGTGCCACGCGCGGCCCGCTGCGCGACGCGCTCACGCTGTTCGACGAGAACGGCGCCGTCCTCGATGCGCCCGAGCCGTTGTGGAAGGCGCTGGCCGCGCGGGACTGGCACACCCTTTTCGTGACGCAGCGCGCGCTGTGGTCCCAGGCGCGCCTGCGGGTATTCGGCCATGCGCTGCTCGAGAAACTCACCACCCCGCGCAAGGCGCTCACCGCGCATGTGCTGCTGCCGCCGCCGCCCGATGGCGGCGAACCGGCGGCGCTCGACGACCGGGCGCTGGCACGCAGCCTCGCACCGGAATACCTGGCGCAAAAGCCCTTTGTTCCGCTGCCGGTGCTTGGCGTGCCGGGCTGGTGGGCCGGCAACGCGACGGCGCATTTCTACGACGATTCCAAGGTCTTCAGGCCCGGTCCGTAG
- a CDS encoding NAD(P)/FAD-dependent oxidoreductase — protein MLRLSEIKLPLDHDDAALPQAIATALDTPVSSVREFKVFKRSFDARKPQLLQVYIVDVQLADAGLEAALLARHAGHPHIQAAPDMRYTPPAQAPEGAPRPVVIGFGPCGIFAALMLAKMGFKPIVLERGKTVRQRTRDTWGLWRKSVLNPESNVQFGEGGAGTFSDGKLYSQIKDPRFLGRKVMEEFVKAGAPPEILYVAHPHIGTFKLVKVVENIREQIVALGGEIRFEQRVTDVQIEGGPGGKQLRGLTVLDQATGTSSELRADHVVMALGHSSRDTFAMLHARGVHIEAKPFSIGFRVEHPQGLIDRARWGRHAGHPLLGAADYKLVHHASNGRSVYSFCMCPGGTVVAATSEPGRVVTNGMSQYSRNERNANAGIVVGIDPRDFPGWTPETAGDALAGIALQRELESNAFVLGGGDYRAPGQLVGDFIAGKPSTALGSVVPSYKPGVTPTDLHQALPAYAIEAMREAFPAFGRKIKGFDLHDAVLTGVETRTSSPIRITRGDDFQSLNVRGLYPAGEGASYAGGILSAGVDGIKVAEAVARSVTGT, from the coding sequence ATGCTGAGACTCTCCGAAATCAAACTGCCGCTCGACCACGACGACGCGGCCCTCCCCCAAGCCATTGCCACCGCCCTCGACACGCCGGTTTCCAGCGTGCGCGAGTTCAAGGTGTTCAAGCGCAGCTTCGACGCGCGCAAGCCGCAGCTGCTGCAGGTCTACATCGTCGACGTGCAGCTGGCCGACGCCGGGCTCGAAGCCGCGCTGCTCGCCAGGCATGCCGGCCATCCGCACATCCAGGCCGCGCCCGACATGCGCTACACGCCGCCCGCGCAGGCACCCGAAGGCGCGCCCCGGCCGGTGGTGATCGGTTTCGGCCCCTGCGGCATCTTTGCGGCGCTGATGCTCGCGAAGATGGGCTTCAAACCCATCGTGCTCGAGCGCGGCAAGACCGTGCGCCAGCGCACCCGCGACACCTGGGGCCTGTGGCGCAAGAGCGTGCTCAACCCCGAGTCGAACGTGCAGTTCGGCGAAGGCGGGGCCGGCACCTTCTCCGACGGCAAGCTCTACAGCCAGATCAAGGACCCGCGCTTCCTCGGCCGCAAGGTGATGGAAGAGTTCGTGAAGGCCGGCGCACCGCCCGAGATCCTTTACGTCGCGCATCCGCACATCGGCACCTTCAAGCTGGTGAAGGTGGTGGAGAACATCCGCGAGCAGATCGTCGCGCTCGGCGGCGAGATCCGCTTCGAGCAGCGCGTGACCGACGTGCAGATCGAAGGCGGCCCCGGCGGCAAGCAGCTTCGCGGCCTCACCGTGCTCGACCAGGCCACCGGCACCAGCAGCGAGCTGCGCGCCGACCACGTGGTGATGGCGCTCGGCCACAGCTCGCGCGACACCTTCGCCATGCTGCACGCGCGCGGCGTGCACATCGAGGCCAAGCCGTTTTCCATCGGCTTTCGCGTCGAGCATCCGCAGGGCCTGATCGACCGCGCGCGCTGGGGCCGCCATGCGGGCCATCCGCTGCTCGGCGCGGCCGACTACAAGCTGGTGCACCACGCGAGCAACGGCCGCTCGGTCTACAGCTTCTGCATGTGCCCCGGCGGCACCGTGGTGGCGGCCACCAGCGAGCCCGGCCGCGTGGTCACCAACGGCATGAGCCAGTATTCGCGCAACGAGCGCAACGCCAACGCGGGCATCGTGGTGGGCATCGACCCGCGCGACTTTCCCGGCTGGACGCCCGAGACCGCGGGCGACGCGCTCGCCGGCATCGCGCTGCAGCGCGAACTCGAATCGAACGCCTTCGTGCTCGGCGGCGGCGACTACCGCGCGCCCGGCCAGCTGGTGGGCGACTTCATCGCCGGCAAGCCATCGACCGCGCTCGGCAGCGTGGTGCCATCGTACAAGCCCGGCGTCACGCCCACCGACCTGCACCAGGCGCTGCCGGCCTATGCCATCGAGGCGATGCGCGAGGCCTTCCCCGCCTTCGGCCGCAAGATCAAGGGCTTCGACCTGCACGACGCAGTGCTCACCGGCGTGGAAACGCGCACCTCCTCGCCGATCCGCATCACGCGCGGCGACGATTTCCAGAGCCTCAACGTGCGCGGCCTGTACCCCGCCGGCGAAGGCGCAAGCTATGCGGGCGGCATCCTGTCGGCCGGCGTCGACGGCATCAAGGTGGCCGAAGCGGTGGCGCGCAGCGTCACCGGGACATGA
- a CDS encoding MarR family winged helix-turn-helix transcriptional regulator produces the protein MSHISKTREAALMSLGTALSPLQRGYRAAADKAVAHVGLSQSLAWPIVVIGRMHGGVRQGVLAEALGIEGPSLVRSIDQLVEAGFVERREDPADRRAKTLHLTPAGEAACQPIEAALRGLRATLFDGVPDDDIAACLRVFAVLGERLGRAAPAPQEGRR, from the coding sequence ATGTCCCACATCTCGAAGACGCGCGAAGCCGCGCTGATGTCGCTCGGCACGGCGCTCTCGCCGCTGCAGCGCGGCTATCGGGCCGCGGCCGACAAGGCGGTGGCGCACGTGGGCCTTTCGCAGTCGCTGGCGTGGCCGATCGTGGTGATCGGCCGCATGCACGGCGGGGTGCGCCAGGGCGTGCTCGCCGAGGCGCTGGGCATCGAGGGGCCTTCGCTGGTGCGCTCGATCGACCAGCTGGTGGAGGCGGGCTTCGTCGAGCGCCGCGAAGACCCGGCCGACCGCCGGGCCAAGACGCTGCATCTCACGCCGGCCGGCGAGGCCGCCTGCCAGCCCATCGAGGCCGCGCTGCGCGGCTTGCGCGCCACGCTGTTCGACGGCGTGCCGGACGACGACATTGCCGCCTGCCTGCGCGTGTTCGCGGTGCTGGGAGAGCGGCTCGGCCGCGCCGCGCCGGCGCCGCAGGAAGGGCGCAGGTAG
- the cysK gene encoding cysteine synthase A — protein sequence MKAQNILQTIGNTPHIRINRLFGNAKQQVWIKSERANPGGSIKDRIALSMVEDAEKSGALKPGGTIVEPTSGNTGIGLAMVAAVKGYKLILVMPDSMSVERRRLMLAYGATFDLTPRAGGMKASIARAEEIVAGTPGAWMPQQFNNPANVDVHMRTTAEEIAADFPDGIDVLITGVGTGGHITGVARVLKKKWPKLQVFAVEPVASPVISGGQPSPHPIQGIGAGFIPKNLDTSLLDGVLQVDAEPAREMARRCAVEEGMLVGISSGATLAAIAQKLPTLAPDAVVLGFNYDTGERYLSVEGFLPS from the coding sequence ATGAAGGCCCAGAACATCCTCCAGACCATCGGCAACACGCCGCACATCCGCATCAACCGCCTGTTCGGCAATGCGAAGCAGCAGGTGTGGATCAAGTCCGAACGCGCGAACCCCGGCGGCTCCATCAAGGACCGCATCGCGCTGTCGATGGTGGAAGACGCCGAGAAATCCGGCGCACTGAAGCCCGGCGGCACCATCGTGGAGCCCACCTCGGGCAACACCGGCATCGGCCTGGCGATGGTCGCGGCCGTCAAGGGCTACAAGCTGATCCTCGTGATGCCCGACAGCATGTCGGTGGAGCGCCGCCGCCTCATGCTCGCCTACGGCGCCACTTTCGACCTGACGCCGCGCGCCGGCGGCATGAAGGCCTCCATTGCGCGTGCCGAGGAAATCGTGGCCGGCACGCCGGGCGCGTGGATGCCGCAGCAGTTCAACAACCCCGCCAACGTCGACGTGCACATGCGCACCACGGCCGAGGAGATCGCGGCCGACTTCCCCGACGGCATCGACGTGCTGATCACCGGCGTGGGCACCGGCGGCCACATCACGGGCGTGGCGCGGGTGCTCAAGAAGAAGTGGCCGAAGCTGCAGGTGTTCGCGGTGGAGCCGGTGGCCTCGCCGGTGATCTCGGGCGGCCAGCCCTCGCCGCACCCGATCCAGGGCATTGGCGCGGGCTTCATCCCGAAGAACCTCGACACCTCGCTGCTCGACGGCGTGCTGCAGGTCGACGCCGAACCGGCGCGCGAAATGGCCCGCCGCTGCGCGGTCGAGGAAGGCATGCTGGTGGGCATTTCCTCCGGCGCCACGCTCGCGGCCATCGCGCAGAAGCTGCCCACGCTGGCACCCGATGCGGTGGTGTTGGGCTTCAACTACGACACCGGCGAGCGCTACCTCTCGGTCGAAGGCTTCCTCCCGAGCTGA
- the htpX gene encoding protease HtpX — protein sequence MKRILLFVLTNVMVVAVLGIVASLLGVNRYLTANGLNLTALLGFALIMGFGGAIISLLISKPMAKWTTKLHMIDNPQSPDEAWIVGTVRKFADKAGIGMPEVGIFEGEPNAFATGAFKNSSLVAVSTGLLQGMTREEVEAVIGHEVAHIANGDMVTMTLIQGVMNTFVVFLSRVIGYAVDSFLRRGDDRSSGPGIGYYVSTIVLDIVLGFAAAIVVAWFSRHREFRADAGSAALMGQKQPMMNALARLGGLPAGELPKAVEAMGITGSIGKLFATHPPIEERIAALQNARG from the coding sequence TTGAAACGTATCCTTCTGTTCGTTTTGACCAATGTGATGGTCGTTGCAGTGCTCGGCATCGTCGCCAGCCTGCTCGGCGTCAACCGCTATCTCACGGCCAACGGGCTGAACCTCACGGCGCTGCTCGGCTTTGCGCTCATCATGGGCTTCGGCGGCGCGATCATTTCGCTCTTGATCAGCAAGCCCATGGCCAAGTGGACGACGAAGCTGCACATGATCGACAACCCCCAGTCTCCCGACGAGGCCTGGATCGTCGGCACCGTGCGCAAGTTCGCCGACAAGGCCGGCATCGGCATGCCCGAGGTCGGCATCTTCGAGGGCGAGCCCAATGCCTTCGCCACCGGCGCCTTCAAGAACTCGTCGCTGGTGGCGGTGTCCACCGGCCTGCTGCAGGGCATGACGCGCGAAGAAGTCGAGGCCGTGATCGGCCACGAGGTGGCGCACATCGCCAACGGCGACATGGTCACCATGACGCTGATCCAGGGCGTGATGAACACCTTCGTCGTGTTCCTCTCGCGCGTGATCGGCTATGCGGTCGACAGCTTCCTGCGCCGCGGCGACGACCGTTCGTCGGGCCCCGGCATCGGCTACTACGTGAGCACCATCGTGCTGGACATCGTGCTGGGCTTTGCCGCTGCCATCGTGGTGGCCTGGTTCTCGCGCCACCGCGAGTTCCGTGCCGACGCCGGCTCGGCCGCGCTCATGGGCCAGAAGCAGCCGATGATGAACGCGCTGGCCCGCCTCGGCGGCCTGCCGGCCGGCGAACTGCCCAAGGCGGTGGAAGCCATGGGCATCACGGGCAGCATCGGCAAGCTCTTTGCCACGCACCCGCCGATCGAGGAGCGCATTGCGGCGCTGCAGAACGCACGCGGCTGA